From one candidate division WOR-3 bacterium genomic stretch:
- a CDS encoding MBL fold metallo-hydrolase — MKFGNFEIYPILDGYFALDGGAMFGIIPKVLWQRTNPADEKNRITLALRTLLVKTPDCLILIDTGIGDKFDEKFSDIYKVDKAGGLEKSLAELKINPRDIDIVINTHLHFDHAGGNTQYDEKREVLPKFPKAKYLIQEKEWQAANQPDCRSRASYLKENFLPLRDYGNLSLITGDYQVTEGVEVILTGGHTEGHQIVLITTKEKKIVYWGDLIPTVSHLNIPYIMGYDLFPLVTMKKKEEFLARAKAERWLMVFEHDPKVAIGYFGKKGELASYEKD; from the coding sequence ATGAAGTTTGGTAATTTTGAGATTTATCCAATTCTTGATGGCTATTTCGCCCTGGATGGCGGAGCGATGTTTGGAATCATTCCTAAGGTGCTTTGGCAAAGGACTAATCCCGCCGATGAAAAAAATCGCATTACTTTAGCGCTCAGAACCCTTCTGGTGAAAACACCGGATTGTCTCATTCTAATTGATACCGGGATTGGCGATAAGTTTGATGAGAAGTTTTCCGATATTTATAAAGTTGATAAGGCAGGGGGGCTTGAGAAATCTTTGGCGGAATTAAAAATTAACCCCAGGGATATTGATATTGTCATCAATACCCATCTCCATTTTGACCATGCAGGAGGCAATACTCAATATGATGAGAAAAGAGAGGTTTTACCCAAATTTCCTAAGGCAAAATATCTAATTCAAGAGAAGGAGTGGCAGGCGGCCAATCAACCGGATTGTCGGTCCCGGGCGAGTTACTTAAAAGAAAACTTTTTGCCCTTAAGAGACTACGGCAATCTTTCTCTTATCACCGGTGATTACCAAGTAACCGAAGGAGTAGAGGTAATTCTCACCGGTGGTCACACGGAAGGGCACCAGATTGTTCTAATCACTACCAAAGAGAAGAAGATTGTCTATTGGGGAGACCTAATTCCCACAGTTAGCCACTTAAACATTCCTTACATTATGGGTTATGACCTATTTCCCTTGGTTACGATGAAGAAGAAGGAGGAATTTTTAGCCCGGGCGAAAGCGGAGAGGTGGCTGATGGTTTTTGAGCACGATCCGAAGGTGGCGATCGGTTATTTTGGCAAAAAGGGGGAGTTGGCATCCTATGAAAAAGATTGA